The following are encoded in a window of Sminthopsis crassicaudata isolate SCR6 chromosome 3, ASM4859323v1, whole genome shotgun sequence genomic DNA:
- the LOC141564845 gene encoding endogenous retrovirus group K member 5 Gag polyprotein-like — translation MLLDGLSYEVLTPNDWKSIAKICLEPGENLLWLSEFHELCKIQVRCNLEIGVNTQFTFEHLAGEGRYGENSEQINYTMTIYEQIAKAAIKAWGVLPGQKDRGEAFTKIQQGPNEPFADFVGRLQTAVKRTIGENSATEIMTRHLAKENANEICKRIIWGLDKDAPLEEIIRRCATVGTNAFYTRTMMNVERQGPSWQGPSRETRQCFQCGKIGHLRAQCRYGDTVRRQGERRPKTPCPKCNRGLHWASECRIIQGNRMRGPGPGPQAKKTWGMMAVDVTPKEPLEGQDSDLINQQKSNHMAERDYPISEPKGNQIAKMDYTWEEYRPFKPIGLCPVQTIPM, via the coding sequence atgttactagatggtttgtcttatgaagtcctaaccccgaatgattggaaatccatagcaaagatatgcctggaacctggagaaaatttattatggctttcggaatttcatgaattatgtaaaattcaagtcagatgcaatttggaaataggagttaacacacaattcacttttgagcacttggctggtgaaggtcggtatggagagaattcggaacagattaattataccatgacaatatatgagcaaattgctaaggctgcaataaaagcttggggtgtccttcctggacagaaagatcgtggagaggctttcactaaaatacagcaaggtcccaatgaaccttttgcagattttgtgggacgtttgcaaactgctgtcaaaagaactattggagaaaattcagctacagaaataatgaccagacatctggctaaggaaaatgccaacgagatttgcaaaagaattatatggggattagacaaagatgctcctttagaggagatcataagacgctgtgctacagtgggaacaaatgctttttacacccggacaatgatgaatgtggaaagacagggtccctcctggcaagggccttctagagaaactcggcaatgttttcaatgtggaaaaattgggcatctaagagctcagtgtaggtatggagatacagtgagaagacagggtgaaagaagacctaaaaccccatgtccaaaatgcaacagaggactccattgggcatcagagtgtagaataattcagggaaataggatgaggggcccaggtccagggccccaggcaaaaaagacttggggcatgatggcagttgatgttacacccaaagaacctttagaaggccaggactctgatttaatcaaccagcagaaaagcaatcacatggcagaaagggattacccaatcagtgaaccaaaaggcaatcagattgcaaaaatggattacacttgggaagaatacaggccttttaaaccaatagggctgtgtccagtgcaaacaattccaatgtga